One Agrococcus jenensis genomic region harbors:
- a CDS encoding septum formation initiator family protein, with the protein MPSSRDASGQLRVSWLLLVVVGLVVAGFVVLAPTIGLLLEQRRDIAALEAQVAAQQANVEALQSDQARWDDPAYIEAQARDRLFFVYPGETSFVVLDDRAALDAASVEVPSATLEEPAGDWASAAASSFLIAGLTDEGPSSFVGVAPDPQ; encoded by the coding sequence GTGCCCTCCTCCCGTGATGCCTCCGGCCAGCTGCGCGTGTCGTGGCTGCTGCTCGTGGTCGTCGGCCTCGTGGTGGCGGGCTTCGTCGTGCTCGCGCCGACGATCGGCCTGCTGCTCGAGCAGCGCCGCGACATCGCGGCCCTCGAGGCGCAGGTCGCCGCGCAGCAGGCCAACGTCGAGGCGCTGCAGAGCGACCAGGCGCGCTGGGACGACCCCGCCTACATCGAGGCGCAGGCGCGCGACCGGCTCTTCTTCGTCTACCCCGGCGAGACGAGCTTCGTGGTGCTCGACGACCGCGCGGCGCTCGACGCCGCATCCGTCGAGGTGCCCTCCGCGACGCTCGAGGAGCCTGCGGGCGACTGGGCGTCGGCGGCGGCGAGCTCGTTCCTCATCGCTGGCCTGACGGACGAGGGGCCGTCGTCGTTCGTCGGCGTCGCGCCCGATCCCCAGTGA
- a CDS encoding DUF501 domain-containing protein, whose protein sequence is MLDPATDRDLEIMAAQLGRTMRGVLGIGARCACGAPTVVVTSPRLPDGTPFPTFYYLTHPAAAAAASRLEADGTMAALQERLDDPAVADAYAAAHAAYLADREPHGHVEEIAGISAGGMPTRVKCLHAVIAHALAAGPGVNLIGDEALALADWSPEVCACQPDARGSADREAHAEPR, encoded by the coding sequence ATGCTCGACCCCGCGACCGACCGCGACCTCGAGATCATGGCGGCCCAGCTCGGCAGGACGATGCGCGGTGTGCTCGGCATCGGCGCGCGCTGCGCGTGCGGCGCGCCCACGGTCGTCGTGACGAGCCCGCGGCTGCCCGACGGCACGCCCTTCCCGACCTTCTACTACCTCACGCATCCCGCCGCCGCGGCCGCCGCATCCAGGCTCGAGGCGGACGGCACGATGGCGGCCCTGCAGGAGCGGCTCGACGACCCGGCGGTGGCGGATGCGTACGCCGCGGCCCACGCCGCCTACCTCGCCGACCGCGAGCCGCATGGCCACGTCGAGGAGATCGCCGGCATCAGCGCCGGCGGCATGCCGACGCGCGTGAAGTGCCTGCACGCCGTCATCGCGCACGCGCTCGCCGCGGGACCGGGCGTCAACCTGATCGGCGACGAGGCGCTCGCGCTCGCCGACTGGTCGCCCGAGGTCTGCGCGTGCCAGCCGGACGCCCGCGGATCGGCCGACCGCGAAGCGCACGCCGAGCCGCGATAG
- a CDS encoding histidine--tRNA ligase — MATQVHPARGMRDFLPVEKRRRERVLRVIRDAYEDHGFEEIETPVVEDAARLHAGLGGDNEKLAFAVMRRGLSVDDLRAAEAPLELADLGLRFDLTVPLARFIATNRAALPPVFRAIQIAPVWRAERPQRGRFRQFVQCDIDIAGEPGIAAELELLAATGDALTRLGIPDAFIRINDRRILAAALEHAGIAEEQREGALITVDKLDKIGREGVAEELGGRGIDGARLLATLDAIRDGQPLDGFDVSVLDGVRELLDANVGIRLDFDPTLVRGMGYYTGPIFEIAHPDLPYSIGGGGRYDGMVGRFLGQELPAVGISLGFERLVELVALPDDGVREAVALLVDKAVEPAAALAIKRDLVAAGQTVRMQRRTKNVTGLLEQLAASGATHFAFVRPGDAAATIEVKPIS, encoded by the coding sequence ATGGCAACCCAGGTGCACCCGGCGCGCGGCATGCGCGACTTCCTGCCCGTCGAGAAGCGGCGCCGCGAGCGCGTGCTCCGCGTCATCCGGGACGCCTACGAGGACCACGGCTTCGAGGAGATCGAGACGCCGGTGGTCGAGGACGCCGCCCGGCTGCACGCCGGGCTCGGCGGCGACAACGAGAAGCTCGCCTTCGCCGTCATGCGCCGCGGCCTCTCCGTCGACGACCTGCGCGCCGCCGAGGCGCCGCTCGAGCTCGCCGACCTCGGGCTGCGGTTCGACCTCACCGTGCCGCTCGCCCGCTTCATCGCGACGAACCGCGCGGCCCTCCCGCCCGTCTTCCGCGCGATCCAGATCGCGCCCGTGTGGCGCGCCGAGCGCCCGCAGCGAGGCCGCTTCCGCCAGTTCGTGCAGTGCGACATCGACATCGCGGGGGAGCCGGGCATCGCCGCGGAGCTCGAGCTGCTCGCGGCGACGGGGGATGCGCTCACGCGCCTCGGGATCCCCGACGCGTTCATCCGCATCAACGACCGCCGCATCCTCGCGGCGGCGCTCGAGCACGCGGGCATCGCCGAGGAGCAGCGCGAGGGCGCGCTCATCACGGTCGACAAGCTCGACAAGATCGGCCGCGAGGGCGTCGCGGAGGAGCTGGGCGGCCGCGGCATCGACGGCGCGCGGCTGCTCGCCACGCTCGACGCGATCCGAGATGGCCAGCCGCTCGACGGCTTCGACGTCAGCGTGCTCGACGGCGTGCGCGAGCTGCTCGACGCGAACGTCGGCATCCGGCTCGACTTCGACCCGACGCTCGTGCGCGGCATGGGCTACTACACCGGCCCGATCTTCGAGATCGCGCACCCCGACCTGCCCTACTCGATCGGCGGCGGCGGACGCTACGACGGCATGGTGGGCCGCTTCCTCGGCCAGGAGCTGCCGGCCGTCGGCATCTCGCTCGGCTTCGAGCGGCTCGTCGAGCTCGTCGCGCTGCCCGACGACGGCGTCCGCGAGGCGGTCGCGCTGCTCGTCGACAAGGCGGTGGAGCCGGCCGCGGCGCTCGCGATCAAGCGCGACCTGGTCGCGGCGGGCCAGACCGTGCGGATGCAGCGGCGCACGAAGAACGTGACGGGCCTGCTCGAGCAGCTCGCCGCATCCGGCGCCACCCACTTCGCGTTCGTGCGACCCGGCGACGCCGCGGCGACCATCGAGGTCAAGCCCATCTCCTGA
- the eno gene encoding phosphopyruvate hydratase: MALIDTLQAREILDSRGNPTVEVEVLLSDGSVGRAAVPSGASTGAFEAFELRDGDSARYLGKGVEQAVDAVNEEIAEAIEGLSADDQRIVDSTLVELDGSDNKKNLGANAILGVSLAVAKAAADSAKLPLFRYLGGPNAFLLPVPMMNVINGGAHADTGVDIQEFMVLPIGAETFREGLRWGAETYHALKSILKEQGLSTGLGDEGGFAPDLASNRLALDLLVQAIEKAGFTPGSDIALGLDVAASEFFENGVYRFEGQDRSSADMTDYFTDLVDSYPLVSIEDPMNEEDWEGWAALTERLDERVQIVGDDLFVTNPERLIEGIERGAANALLVKVNQIGTLSETFDAIRIATQAGYSSVLSHRSGETEDTTIADIAVAVNAGQIKTGAPARSERVAKYNQLLRIEEDLGEAAEYAGAAAFPRFEG, translated from the coding sequence GTGGCACTCATCGACACCCTGCAGGCTCGCGAGATCCTCGACTCGCGCGGCAACCCGACCGTCGAGGTCGAGGTCCTGCTCTCCGACGGCTCGGTCGGCCGGGCCGCCGTGCCCAGCGGCGCCTCGACCGGCGCCTTCGAGGCCTTCGAGCTGCGCGACGGCGACAGCGCCCGCTACCTCGGCAAGGGCGTCGAGCAGGCCGTCGACGCCGTCAACGAGGAGATCGCGGAGGCCATCGAGGGTCTCTCCGCCGACGACCAGCGCATCGTCGACTCCACGCTCGTCGAGCTCGACGGCAGCGACAACAAGAAGAACCTCGGCGCGAACGCCATCCTCGGCGTCTCGCTCGCCGTCGCGAAGGCGGCCGCCGACTCGGCCAAGCTGCCGCTCTTCCGGTACCTGGGCGGCCCGAACGCCTTCCTGCTGCCCGTGCCGATGATGAACGTCATCAACGGCGGCGCGCACGCCGACACCGGCGTCGACATCCAGGAGTTCATGGTGCTGCCGATCGGCGCCGAGACCTTCCGCGAGGGCCTGCGCTGGGGCGCCGAGACCTACCACGCGCTCAAGAGCATCCTCAAGGAGCAGGGCCTCTCGACCGGCCTCGGCGACGAGGGCGGCTTCGCGCCCGACCTGGCGAGCAACCGCCTCGCGCTCGACCTGCTCGTGCAGGCGATCGAGAAGGCGGGCTTCACGCCCGGCAGCGACATCGCGCTCGGCCTCGACGTCGCGGCATCCGAGTTCTTCGAGAACGGCGTGTACCGCTTCGAGGGCCAGGACCGCTCGAGCGCCGACATGACCGACTACTTCACCGACCTCGTCGACTCGTACCCGCTCGTGTCGATCGAGGACCCGATGAACGAGGAGGACTGGGAGGGCTGGGCCGCCCTCACGGAGCGCCTCGACGAGCGCGTGCAGATCGTCGGCGACGACCTGTTCGTGACCAACCCCGAGCGCCTCATCGAGGGCATCGAGCGCGGCGCGGCGAACGCGCTGCTCGTGAAGGTCAACCAGATCGGCACGCTCTCCGAGACCTTCGACGCGATCCGCATCGCGACGCAGGCGGGCTACTCGTCGGTGCTCTCGCACCGCTCTGGCGAGACCGAGGACACCACGATCGCCGACATCGCGGTCGCCGTGAACGCCGGCCAGATCAAGACCGGTGCGCCGGCCCGCAGCGAGCGCGTCGCGAAGTACAACCAGCTGCTCCGCATCGAGGAGGACCTGGGCGAGGCCGCCGAGTACGCCGGCGCCGCCGCGTTCCCGCGCTTCGAGGGCTGA